The Accipiter gentilis chromosome 8, bAccGen1.1, whole genome shotgun sequence genomic sequence CAGTGTTTCTTCCAGTTGCTGGATCGTACATTTAGGTTTGTGTGTTCAGGAATAAACAAGGCAACAAGTAGTGCCAGCAGCACAGAGCACGCTCCAAATAAGAAGGGGGGTCCAGGAATTATAGAATTCTGCAATCAACAGTAACACCACCAAGTATTAACTGAGCCTTTAGATACATGTTAACAGACTACAATTGCCAGTTACAAGTTTCAAGAGTGGGAATAACTTTTTCTTGCTACACTAGCCAACACAGCATTTGTCTCCATGTGGAGTCTTCTAGAAGAAATAGGGAAAGAATGTTGCATCCTAAGATTGAGGAGAGGGAGCACATAGTTCTCATTAATGCTTGCCAACTGCCTTTGCTAGTGCAAGTTCTTGCTGCTGTGTTTCCTCAACAAATTAATATCTATTAGGAACTAACAAAATACGGAGTGCTTGGTTAaatgacaacaaaacaaaaatgtgagAGAGCTAAGTACAGTGTCAGAGACAAGAGCAGAGCAGGATGCTGTTGTTATCAGTCCATCCTTCCCTCAATCTATTCTCTTCACAAGGGTCATCACTTGTCTAATTACTATCAGCTGTATCTATTTGAAAGCTAAACTAAAACATACCAGCTAGGTAAAAACAAACAGATCAACAACCCTTCCCAAGTGATTTCAGAACCTCTTTTTACATGCTTCATTTACAGTTGGCATAACAAAATGTAATACAGCATCATATTCAAGAACTGGTGGGCACATAATCCCTCCTAATTTCTTTTTTGGAATCAGTAAATAAAAGAAGATTACCTGTTGTAAATGGTATTGTGTGACCACGCTACCTCCTGATGGTGATTCAGGCATGGGGAGTTCATTCAGTTCAACATGAAATATATAGAATATAAAACCATAAAGTGCTGGCCCCAAACCATTACACAGTCCTCGAATTCCTGTTATCATCCCTTGAACAACACCTCGGAAAAGTGAAATACACTGTTATctatttatacatacataattaactttttaatagATCAGTAAGACTTATTCACCTTCAAACTGATGCAAGCAGGAAAGCTTCTCTACATGGTGTTTCACTATGGGTAGCAATAAACAGGGGGCACAGAAAAATTGGCATTATAGTAtattcaaggggtttttttccatctccctaTAGGCAAAGAGTAGCACTTCCCATGCTGTGCTTGTGCACAGACCAGTATATGTACACAATATCCTCGCTATCAGtctcagaaaggagagaaagcgCCGTATGCAACCTGCACAACTACACAAACTTTTGTCAATAGTGAGGAAAATGAACAGCATATTAAGTATGCTAAATATTTTGCTACTGTTGGGACCAGTTGAATGTTTTCCCTCTGTGCCAGGACTTGACACGCACATATTTATTACAACTTCCAAGTAACTTGGATTTTAACATTTTGTGACCTGTGCTCAGGTGGGCTACTCTGTGCCCTGATTCCAGCTGGCTGACTAGCACAATGACAACAGCCTGACATGTCTGTCTTCACTATATGCTTTGACTAGAATTCAAAGTATTAGGACAAAACCTACCTTGTTGGTCAGCATCAGCAGTTCGTGAAACCAGTGCACTTACAGCTGGGAAAGTAATACTGGACATGGCTGCAACAGCACCAGCTGCCCACATCATCCTGCAAAAAAATACAGACTCAAAGTAACTGCTTTGCGTGGACAGCGTTCTGCATTTGgagcatgtgtatgtatatatgcatgtatatatacagatGTACACATACTTAAGTGTCTCCCTTGGGTAAaggatgaaatacagaaaaatactgtatcgtttagatattaaaattaaatttacgTACCATGGTTCTGATCCAAAGCCATACCATGCAAGTTGCAGTATTTGAAATCCTAGGCCCAGTAAGatggtatttttatttccaaTGGACCGCATAAGTAAACTCAAAACTATTGTCTgacagagatgggggggggggggaggaattaaaaataacattttattctaAACGTTAAATACATGCAGATaaatttaaaaaccaacaaaacacttcaaaacattttattctaaatgttaaatacatgcaaatatataaatttttaaaagccaagtAAAATTCTCCAAAAGCAGTATTTGCCAAGTATTCAAGGAGCCTCTACTAAAAAAACAGCAATCATTTAGCAAGTAATATGAACAAACTGTTACCCCTTCTTTGATGCACAAAGGATTTTGTTTTCCCAACACAATACACATTAATGAACCAAACCCTGGTTGGTGAGCTGTTTTTTCATCTAAGTTAAAGTAAGAGTGTTAATCAATTGTTAAGAGACTTAGAAAAACAGCTACAGAAAAGGCCAGCAGTGTTACAGAAGTTCTCCACAACACTAACTCTTTTGACATTACcaaatcaatgaaaaaaatacacaacagtAACTCACCTGTGCAATAATGGAAAGAATCCCAAGGACTGCTATAAATGCTGCAACACTTTCAGATGAAAATCCCAttatctatattaaaaaaaggcagtttgattATTAACTGTAAACCGTGTACCATGATGTCACAAACATCAGTGGGGGGAAATGCAGAAAACCAGTATTATTCAACTGTTCCCtaacttagaaaaaaaaggtttttttcttttttccattaaatcaagcaagtatacaaaaaaaaaaaaagggccatgCATAGAAACCAAGTAaatggttttcttaaaaaataagaaaacagtttaaCATAGTGAACCTCGTAGCCCAAGAATAATGcaaataattataaaatacaagaaatggTTTTATAACTCATTAATCTCTCTTTTTGTCTctaaaaagagacaaaaacagAACAGCAAGACGACTTCAGTCGGCTGCTGGAAGCTTTTAAATTATACTAGTGATTTATACTTTCTGTATTAATTCAGCAATTCTGAAAAATTTCCTATAAATTTACATTTGTTCAAATCCATATCAAAACATTAGATTACCTGTCTGAGGTATAGGAAGAAGCTGGAATATTGACCTGCCTCTGGGAGGTAGGAAAGAAAGACTGTTATGCAGATTAGCAGCACAACTGAGTCCTGGCCGACTTTCTTCAGTGACTACGGCAATAAAAAGGTATTATAAAACATTTCATCTTCATATTCAGAAAAGCATGTCAATTAATGAAGCTATTATGTGGTACCAAAACATTCCCTGCATGTTTAGCAAAATCTTTGGCAAAAGTATTAGCAGCAACACAAGGTTAAACTTGAAAAAATATGAGCTTTGTTTTTCAAGCTTGAAACATAGTAAATTCATTCTCTTCCCTGTCTGAAAAGCTCAACATTTACAAGTaacaaaatttgtattttaatagcttACTGCAAAAGGGTCAGCCTGTTCCCATGAAATGGGTGCTCCCCAGGATGCTGGCCTCATCTTCTCTGGCAGCGATTCTGGTACAGcaacaagaataaaacaaatgtCTAACAAGGCTATTGCTGTAGCCAGGACCACCACCAGGCTGTCTCCATAGACTCGACCAAGGTAGGCACCAATAGCAGGGCTGGTAACTAAACTTGCCGCAAAAGTTGCTGAAACCTAGAACAAATAACGGCTGGTAAGATTTTCCATGATAGAAGTCAACAGTATTATTACccacttttcttcattttcagaagccTAACCATTCTAATCAGGTAGTGATTAAAAGTAACTTCTTTCC encodes the following:
- the MFSD14A gene encoding hippocampus abundant transcript 1 protein isoform X2, with amino-acid sequence MGFARTPQGIGSPSVYHAVIVIFLEFFAWGLLTAPTLVVLHETFPKHTFLMNGLIQGVKGLLSFLSAPLIGALSDVWGRKSFLLLTVFFTCAPIPLMKISPWWYFAVISVSGVFAVTFSVVFAYVADITQEHERSMAYGLVSATFAASLVTSPAIGAYLGRVYGDSLVVVLATAIALLDICFILVAVPESLPEKMRPASWGAPISWEQADPFASLKKVGQDSVVLLICITVFLSYLPEAGQYSSFFLYLRQIMGFSSESVAAFIAVLGILSIIAQTIVLSLLMRSIGNKNTILLGLGFQILQLAWYGFGSEPWMMWAAGAVAAMSSITFPAVSALVSRTADADQQGVVQGMITGIRGLCNGLGPALYGFIFYIFHVELNELPMPESPSGGSVVTQYHLQQNSIIPGPPFLFGACSVLLALLVALFIPEHTNLNVRSSNWKKHCGSHGHPHSPQAPGEAKEPLLQDTNV
- the MFSD14A gene encoding hippocampus abundant transcript 1 protein isoform X1; this translates as MTQGGKKKKRAVNRSIMLAKKIIIKDGGTPQGIGSPSVYHAVIVIFLEFFAWGLLTAPTLVVLHETFPKHTFLMNGLIQGVKGLLSFLSAPLIGALSDVWGRKSFLLLTVFFTCAPIPLMKISPWWYFAVISVSGVFAVTFSVVFAYVADITQEHERSMAYGLVSATFAASLVTSPAIGAYLGRVYGDSLVVVLATAIALLDICFILVAVPESLPEKMRPASWGAPISWEQADPFASLKKVGQDSVVLLICITVFLSYLPEAGQYSSFFLYLRQIMGFSSESVAAFIAVLGILSIIAQTIVLSLLMRSIGNKNTILLGLGFQILQLAWYGFGSEPWMMWAAGAVAAMSSITFPAVSALVSRTADADQQGVVQGMITGIRGLCNGLGPALYGFIFYIFHVELNELPMPESPSGGSVVTQYHLQQNSIIPGPPFLFGACSVLLALLVALFIPEHTNLNVRSSNWKKHCGSHGHPHSPQAPGEAKEPLLQDTNV